actgtagacagtagtgaaaggatcgtatccacagggaattgacacttacTTACCTCTCTTGTTAGgaccaaataaaataaagtgcaagtgcatgtaaagtaaaaatgggggttttgagattgatttgattataataataaaaagagcaattaaaaagaaagcagatgGTAAATTAAGAATGAAACAATAATggtgaaagctctagttgaagattcagattcactttagttgatgggattgatcattgactcatatgttcttttgtttgattcaataaattggctatggagatcaaagaagcttctcacctccattatctctccttaagattaaatcaattagggaaagtcctccaattaattactaattaacaagttgtcaaagaacgtctttgagccttaggccttttacaacagtcaatcgcattaagaaatagagagaaccaattctaatTATCCAAAtgtatggagacaacactagatcatgcaatttccttggttgtgcaccaagtgttgtTCTGTTTGAAcgattcaagcaattacggactaaaaatcattcaaactaacaatatattactttgcatcaaagaatcaatgtagatcttaaataaaaaagcaataatgtctcaaagcatgaaatcacaagaatactgaataacaaaagattaacaatgtagtccaagtctctcaatccacaatacaactaaagcttcacttattcttcaattagaataaaaaggtttcagccactcatggctgaaacaaaataactaaaaagaaaggtagaagaagagaagaagaagctgaAGGAGGTGGAGGCGCGACGGTCTTGCTTGATTAGGTtgggagaaggagaagagtcTCAGAGAGTCTGAAAAAATTCGTGGCTGTCAAtgagagtacctttttatagagattaggtgctgccctaggtcttccttgcttcctaattagtgtagaggctgcccataatGATGTCCAttctcaacttgctgcccaagttgttgcagaagaggaaagaatcggactgcaaggcttcagaagggaGTTGGTGTGCAGAttgctttcagaataggaaagggacgtaccttgtgcttgaaaaggaaggaagagtgattcaaggctgccaatagaggaagatggCATGGCTTGACCTTCAGGAGAGAGGTGTGCGCGCGGATGGCATTGAATAGGAAGGAGTCGCGCGGATGGTGCTCTGCAGAAGAGGCAGGCGCGCAGatgcttctgaataggaagtacGAGTTGTTCAGATTTCCTATTTAGGTGGAGCttcttttgaatcttgaatctggactaaataaaggccaagtgcattgagatctccttcctgaatagagagTGGTGTGCAGATCATGctgcagaaggaagttggcgcgcggtcattgaatgcagaagggaaagtgtatctgtccagtctttcctttttagatggagccttcgtttgaattttgaacgctGAACACaggagaggcaagtgtgccttcatgagaggcaagtgtgccttcatgagatcttgctacctaaattggaagatatgactgctgcagtgtgtccatatctttgaacaaggaaagagagatctgcgattcgaatttcaaataatcttctgactgagcttttcttatttacttttgcttctgcaatttcctcatttgaagactttccttttctgaaaatttgccttatttgaaaactttcctttcttggcacatgttctaaataaggcaggaaagattctgcagttcaaatttcggacagtttgctaactgtgctttctgactctttcctcaTTTGGCACTTtctatatatgaaaactttccttatttggaactttccatatatgaaaactttccttttctggaactttccatatttatcactttttggcagttttaagagtattttctccagattgtcttttcacacctagtttctgcaaaacatgaataAAACCaccaaattaggtagaaaaggtacaaataaacatcattaagatcatgataatatggtctAAAATATGCCCTATCAATGTCCAtagctaactattatatacatcAGActttttactcttgctgacttcctggtctatcccgaacctgcaaacctgggggttaagggagaagggtgagctactagaatccagtgagcagaatagtaaaataatatattaaaatcaatgctttcatgaaatgcatcacatcacaaacaaatcacatcaaggatggaattgtcaccaatagtcctccacatcatccaatagtgccagggcgtagaatgggcctccggtctttcccttaacataatatgacataacattccaatgtgccaggggcatagaatgggcctcgacctggactttctcttactctatgccaagggcgtagaatgggcctcaacctggacttccgtaccataccatatcatatcatatcgaggactaatggatcatccaataaccatccacatcaacaataattaatgcaatgcatcatatttgtgaattctaatgtaaacaacctagtatataacatggcattcgtgatgcatgaacatactcaaaatttatttactttgaaacataaagattcattctactcacctcagtcTGACTTtgcaaagactctgaagcagctacctcactactagggtcctcggttcctcgggtccgaacctacacaggtggactcaaatgagggaccaaacatacactaacatgactctaaacatctccccaaaaaccccctaaaacatcataaaacaatcatagaaatcatgcaaaggaaggctgaacaggacactttcggcggcaggttcggcggccgaaagtccctccagagcagaaagtcattcaccttcggcggtcgaaagtgcttctagagccgaaagtcactcaccttcggcggtaggttcagcagccgaaactcccctccaaagccgaaagtccaaactttcgggggcaggattcggcagccagaactgcctccctaggtaggttcggcggccgaacatggcttcggcagccgaacctgagttcttctagaatgagagaactcaagcctcacatgcacattttgcctcccaaaccctccaaactcaaaccaaaccatgcaaaaacatgcataaacacattcttaagcatttaggggcataaaactagcctatactcCAACCACATCAACATAGCAGTACATTTAACATGCATTTATCCTCAAACTACCAAAACCCTATCATttttacaactaacctaatcatgcatctttactccataacccttcataaaacttgctcaaaacatcaaagaaggtgaggatcagcgcttacctcttgaagatcgagagaaggcgtgacccaacttggagattcgGAGAAAACGAGTTccgaaggtctccaagcttcataACTTCgatttttgctcaaaaatcttcaaagccaagttaaaactcatcaaaaacatgaacaatttgaaggaaaacatcaaaactaaccatggaagggtttAGACTCACCTTTTccagaaaatggagaagaaaactcgcccattttcggacatggtgccttttataagtggctggccagaccaccttcgggggccaaaggtgctccttaaactccaccatgttcggcggccgaacatgaggttcggtggccgaacctggcttttcttccttggtgcttttctttcaaaaactcaatttctttcttacttaaaatcttaaaacacatgaaaacattttagaaaaatatattttacccttctagaggttttcaacatccgagattccaccggaaaataggaatttcgatgctggggtctaaccgggtattacagctgcgactaaaaatcaagatgtcatcaaaataaacaaccacaaatttgcataagaaaggacgcaaaacctagttcatgagTCGTATaaaagtgctaggtgcattcgtcaagccaaagggcataaccagccactcatacaagcctttcTTAGTCTTAAAGGtagtcttccattcatctccctcatTGATTCAaacttggtgatagccacttttaaggttgattttagaaaagactttAGATCCGGATAGCTGATCCAGTATGTCATCCAGTCATGGAATAGGAAATCGATATTGAACtataattttgttgatggccctgctatccacaCATATTCTCcaagttccatctttctttgaaACTAATAGGGTAGGTATTCTACAGGGGCGaatgctctcccgaatatgcccattcttcagtaattcttcaacctgttctaggaggatttcactctcctttggactcatcttgtaatgaggcaaattcggtaattttgatccagaAATGAGATCAATTTGATGTTGGATATCCCACAGAGGTGGAAGcttggatgattcctccactatcttaggaaactccttcaacagctctttgacgggtggtgataaagatggtgcatcctctattgcaccttttgctctcaccaataaagtcaGTGTGCCTCCAGATTTTTCAACTGCACCTGATAGCCTCTGCACTCCTGTGGAAATagcaacaacattcttcccttcTACTTTAGAATGTTTTGCAGAACTAGAAGGCAAGAtaataatcttcttttgattccacgtgaacatgtatgtatgaattctccttctccttatgcaaagcatcaacatcgaactgTCAAGAgtgacctagcaaaattccacagcaatctATATCCACAACATTATAATTAACAGGTTTAGTATAAGATTTACCTATCGAAATAGGCTCGCTGTaaattctgttgacctcaattgtcgaaccttccttaatccatccgactttgtatggcgaagggtgcggctgtgtaggcagatgcaatttctccaccaattgtttagctatcagattctcacaactgcagctatctataattagcctgcaaattgcctctcctactcgacactttgcctgaAAAATCTTCCACCTTTACGTCTCATCCTCTTGTTTTGTcgagcataagattttcttcaccacataggtgacctctccatcttcagaaccagtAATAGATTCGTCATAGTCATCCACTTCCTCATCAGTTTTAGCCACCTGCTCAACCATATTAACCTGTCAAcgatcattattaactcctctacgttctaaaaaattattcaatcgATGATCAGGTTGCCTGTAGCAGTAACATATGTCTCCCGTtggcttctgataaggattggttcTGCCTCCTTTATCTACTATAATGGTGACTGCCTTTCCCTTATTGTCTCTCCTTTATTCCATGGTATTTTGAGGATTGCCAGAATTTATAACCTTAGAAGGTTGTCCGCTGTAATTGCCTCTAGATTGCTGCGTCCCTGTCGAACTAGAATTTCTGTGATAAAAATTCAGGTTATACTGCTGTCATGGTTGCCAATCAACACACTCTTCTgccctttttgccatctcaatggcatctgccaaagtgaaaatcgcagctactcccatTATACAATGAATTTCGTGATTCAGGCctctctgataatgagcaacctacAAGGCTTTGTTCTCATAGTTTTCACACCTCGCCTGCAATCTCAAAAACTCCTCGGTATATTCATTCACCATTCGGTTCTCctgtacacagtcatgataccggttatacaaaacctgagcGTGATTGCTAGGCAAGAATCATTGttcaatcatctgcttcatcaacacccaATTTTGTATGGGTTTCAGCCTCCTTCAATAGCGTTCATTTTGAATTGAATTCCACTATACTGCTGCACCCCCTTTtaacttataggccacaatCGAAATCTTGCGatcctcttccacgttcataatTTCGAAGAAATATTCAACCTTTgccagccaatcaagaacagattGCACATCCAGTGAActagaaaagttttgaaggtctatctGGATCTTGTAACCTTCCTGATAATTCTGATGGAGATTTGCAGGCATAGAATTGGCAACCACAAGATTGGCGGCCACAAGATTGACGACTGGCTAGGGATGTGCGGCggcggcgggttggtggatttCCTACTGCAGGGTTAGCTGttcgatcatctccctcaattctgccaaagatgcctcaatcgcaacaagtcgcgcctcttggttatctgtCATGGTCGAACTTTGCTCTAATATCAATATAATAAAGGACCATTTAGattccgtcaggagttttaaccaatattatttggttaagacgaaataagagaaaagatagattAGAAaacgaaaagtcttattgaaattcctcaaagataaagtaagtttttaataattaagggagataatttataatagaaacaaaaacctaatatgtaaaattataaaaatatccaaaatatctaaaaaaataattaaagtgcggctctcgtcacacttttaaaagttgtgcatctcgaaattttctttttgaaaaactATCATGGATCTCCATCGGAAGTCGACAGCAAAAATTAGGCTTGGTCCAAGTCTACTGTAAAGTTCAAGGTTAGTTGATCCATGtcagtataataataataataataaaatatttttattttatagttttatctatttaatCGAACAGGATAATTTGTTGATGGACTCATGAAGTTGTGGTCATCTTTCATACAAGTaagtcattaaaaaatatttataaatctatgtcatattattttgttatttataattagttagtaaatttatatttatataaaagttaTAGTTTGTATGTAGAGTAgtataatgaattaaattttagatttgcagttggaaaaattaaagttgtaTTTATTTGAGaaatataaaagattaataatatttttaatatatttatattatttataataatgtgataaataatagaaaattttatatgtgaatgagttcgattttaaaaattttgaaaagggCAGAAATTTAAatagtgaaaaattaaaaaaattaagatatttaatttaaaaatcttgaaaataccttacaattatatatattgttGGAAAACATTTAACGAGCTAACTCGCGAGCCTGCTCAACGAGTCAGCTTGCAAATTTGCTCACGACTCTAAAAACGAGTCAACTCACGAGCCAGTTTGTGAGCTTGCTCACGAACCTGAGAACGAGTTAAATCGCGAGTTTAAACGAGTTAGTTCGCGAGTTTTAACGAACTCAATACTATTGAATTCAAATTCGTCTCGTTTAGGTGACTAATCTCAAAATTGAGCTCGAaatgaatcgaattgaatcgagtttttatcgagtcgagttGAATCGAGATTTTATTGAGTTAAAATCTGAAACAGctcataaataatttgattcatTTACATCTTAAAGCTAAACTATGTGTTGCAAATCAAGCTGCTAGAATTATTTTTCCACCCTGTGAAACGATGCGTTGAAGAGCATGGGCTAGCTGGGCCTGACAGCTCACTCACTCATGGTCTCCCAGGCATGTCTGCACCACTCGCCAGCTATACAGTAGCTCCCCTCATCCAGCTATCAACGTAGCGTTGGACTCGGACGGaaggtttttttattaaaaaagaaaaaaaaatcaacacgtCAATATTTTGTTTTTTGCAGTTATTTAGCTAAACTTATATAGTCGTTTatgcatttttaaaaaatcatttttataattttaaaaaaatttaagaaatcaaTATTTACAGTGAGAAACACAATTAAAGATGGTGTAAATGatagtatataataattatgtatGAGGTTTATTAACTAAACtaagtatatttttaattaattagtttagattttaaTTGAAATCTTTATCTATATTAATCTATAATTAATAATggaattcaaaaaaaatatgttaGAAATTCCAAATCTTTAATAGAGGAAAGTATATTTTACCGTGTAGCTTCTtccatttgaaaatttttattttatactttagcttttaagaattgaaaaaaaatacacTCATAAATATAATTTGATGATAAGTGAATTTGAGTAAATGTGAGAGATTTCAAGTTTTTCTTCCCAATCTTTaatctccatttaaaaaaaaggattgaaaaaaaaaatttatgttgaTTCTAGTTGGCactaaaattaaaaggaaaattaaACCAAGTGAAGATGCcatcatgtttttttttttttttttttttaaatgaaggtTAGGGTTTAGTTTTATTAACTTGAACTCAGAACTCTAGTTGGTGTTTCCTTATTTGAaaggttaattttaaaaaatatattttttaaaatttttatgtttgataaaaaaatattaatcatgTAAAAATTCAATgctcttaaatttttatgagaattaattttaaattaaaaagtaaattttactaaaattattaagattttgtaaaaataatttcacCTTATACCAAAAGTTACTTAATTAGTGGTTGAAATTCTTTTTCCTTTgactttttttatttgttttaattttagatttatttcttattttaattaataactgctctataaaaaattaatttaatttaatattacttATTAATACttaatgtatttataattaatattaagaaatgtattgtattattttctttattttttaaaaaaaccatcttaatttatattttttaatggtaaaaatttatgtaaaattcatattttaaatattataaaatattaataataattttttaattaatgtgataaaattattgttatttataagaataaatatttatatttaagtttaaaaataataagaatcatatataaattaaatcaatttcaatttattattaatttgtttaatatAAAAGTGTTAAATTGAATTGTATTGTATGTAAATtgattataaataaatgaatttttttatgaatagaaataatttttaaaaaatgcatgCCTAATAATTAgggttttataaaattatatttagaaaagaaatgaaattaaaagtctgacctttatttgtttttgaaaaataaattatatatattttttaaaaaaataatttattttttattgtttaatttaatgtttttgaaaaataaattatatatattttttaaaaaaataatttattttttattgtttaattttatgaGCCGGTGCaactaaattttcttttatgagTACGTGACGTTGTATCACAAGTTTCTTCTACGGCACACCAATTTGCCGGATTAAAGAGATCTGAGTTTCAAGTCTATATATCCAGAAAAGTAATTCAGtcgatttttttaaagaaataatttatattttattgtttaatttaatatttttaaaaaataatatatatatattttttaaaaaaataatttattttttattgtttaatttaatttaaaaataaaatatattaataaatttatatataaatgtgctggtaaaatttttaagtgtaaaaaataattttctctttaaaaaagaagttattttaaaaaatatatattttttgataattaatttttttgtgttccaaatattaaaatatataaaaaaatatttttaaaaaaatatttttttaaaaataaacgaaatttaaattagatttttttttatttttttaaaaaaattggagAATGGGACAAGTCACATGAATTAGGAATTAAATATACATGGATTACAtgtaaattaatcttttaaaaaataaatccaaaACCCTAAATTGAAGATTGGAAAAACTGTCGATGGTGAAGTGGATTGATCAAATGGTTTTATGTTGATCATGCAGAAAGAGAAGCGGCCGTGTCAAGTAATTCTTGCAAAGAAAAGCCATTCCTTCCTTAATTGCAGCTTGCTTTACAACCAAGCTTAGAACCCCCTCCCATTTCATATTTCATATATTAGTTCTTTAAGTTTGTGCATTGACATTGTCAATTTAGCTGcaatttcatataattaaggATTAGCTATGGCATATTATGAGTCAGATTCTGAAGATGAAGCACTTCCAAGAGGGAAGCTATTTGGGAGGCAAAGACCATTACATGATGTTCTTGGTGGAGGAAAATGTAGGTCAATACATTTATACAACTTCTTTATCCTCTGATTTCAACAGGCTATATTTGTTCtgtgaaaatattttcatgaaaacaattttcatttttagaaattttggaaaattattaaaattactgcactttttatatatacatgatcatttaattaacttttaatattgtaacaattaaataaaaataaataaataaacatataaattattttttgaaaaataaatttcactgTGAAACAAATTGGATGGATTAATTAATTTGGTATGATATTGCAGTTGCAGATGTGTTACTATGGAAAAACAAAAATGTATCAGCTGCACTTACTATTAGCATGAGTGTGATATGGTTTCTCTTTGAGGTGGTTGATTACAATTTCGTCCCTCTTTTTTGTCACATCTCCATCACCGCAATGCTTCTCGTCTTCATATGGTGCAATGGAGCCCAATTTTTCAATTGgtacttaattatttatttttctcctaaCATCTTTATTCAGAGACGTGGCAATGCGTTAGATAGATATTTTCAGATATGCCATTCAATTAAATCCTATTAAAAGAATTTAGATAATATATAatcaaatttagaataaatttaaatatcgaTTCGAAtattacttaaaaatataataattctcacagttatatttaaattaataaaattgaatataCAAACAAGTAGGTAAGCAATTTCCTTTATTCTGTCGTCTAATTAACAAGAAAATTGTTCAGGAGTCCCCCAAAGATCCCCAAAAGCATTTTGGATggagatgcattccatgaaGCTGCTTCAAACTTCCATGAAAGGTTCAACCATGCCTTATCAAAgcttcttgacattgcatctgGAAAAGATCCAGCACTCTTCATTCTGGTATTCTTATTGTTAACTTTGCATGCTTGAACTCTTGACCTTAATTGTAaaatactaataaaaataatctaCCTTCCAAATTATCAGACAGTTGTTTCTCTTTATATATTATCAGTGATCGGAAGCTACTTCACTTTCTTgaattttctttatttgagtaaGAATCTGTCACCCTCTATTCTCGAATTAACATATATATTTTCTATGATTTTGAGTTTTTGACTAAACTGATATTATGTAGTTTTTCTTTGCTTCCAAACACTGCCATTTCTGTACGATCGATTCGAAGAACAAGTTGATGATTATACAGGTAGATTATTTCGACAAGTGAAGAAAAGGTATAGAAGATTTGAATCCAGGGTTCTTAATA
The sequence above is a segment of the Manihot esculenta cultivar AM560-2 chromosome 5, M.esculenta_v8, whole genome shotgun sequence genome. Coding sequences within it:
- the LOC110616272 gene encoding reticulon-like protein B9 isoform X1 — encoded protein: MAYYESDSEDEALPRGKLFGRQRPLHDVLGGGKFADVLLWKNKNVSAALTISMSVIWFLFEVVDYNFVPLFCHISITAMLLVFIWCNGAQFFNWSPPKIPKSILDGDAFHEAASNFHERFNHALSKLLDIASGKDPALFILTVVSLYILSVIGSYFTFLNFLYLIFLCFQTLPFLYDRFEEQVDDYTGRLFRQVKKRYRRFESRVLNKIPRGAVKEKVR
- the LOC110616272 gene encoding reticulon-like protein B9 isoform X2; this encodes MAYYESDSEDEALPRGKLFGRQRPLHDVLGGGKFADVLLWKNKNVSAALTISMSVIWFLFEVVDYNFVPLFCHISITAMLLVFIWCNGAQFFNWSPPKIPKSILDGDAFHEAASNFHERFNHALSKLLDIASGKDPALFILTVVSLYILSVIGSYFTFLNFLYLKQVDDYTGRLFRQVKKRYRRFESRVLNKIPRGAVKEKVR